CCGACCGGACGGCGCTGATCGAGATGTACAAGCAGTTCGATCCCGCCGACCGCGCCCAGGGCATCCCGCCGGCCCGCGAGACGGCCATCGAGCGGTGGCTGGAGAACATCCTCGATACGGACCGGTACAACGTCGTCGCGAGCCACGAGGGCGATCTGGTCGGTCACGCGACGCTGGTCCCCGACGAGGACGACGGGTACGAGCTGGCGATCTTCGTCCTCTCGGCGTACCAGGGTGCGGGAATCGGGACCGAACTCGTCGAGACGCTGCTGGGCCACGGCCAGTCCGAGGGGATCG
Above is a genomic segment from Halomicrobium sp. LC1Hm containing:
- a CDS encoding GNAT family N-acetyltransferase: MTRRYPDEPAGTFPAPPRQVTDSEDRSIQLRCADGTDRTALIEMYKQFDPADRAQGIPPARETAIERWLENILDTDRYNVVASHEGDLVGHATLVPDEDDGYELAIFVLSAYQGAGIGTELVETLLGHGQSEGIEQVWLTVERWNDPAIALYRKVGFETSNSERFEQEMSIRLA